A genomic window from Tolypothrix sp. PCC 7910 includes:
- a CDS encoding polysaccharide deacetylase family protein has product MENSKSFFWPQGILIALVALFGTFSLGLMMLVKPNASDAQSQPSISETTVSAQAGTQQRIESLKATMLTSWQQQAQAKGMAYPLPDSFLGATIKEAKLTQGQKVIALTFDDGPWPESTAQVLDILKKNDIKATFFVVGQNVKNFPDLLKRVVADGHIVANHTWHHWYHFMNPQTAAYEIDHTTDIIFKTTGVKTNLFRPPGGIMHNGVANYAKNSKYALIMWSSDSMDYSRPSVPRLINNVFREAKPGGIVLMHDGGGNRSQTVEALPTIIARFKKEGYSFVTIPELLEMQDKEQKLIANKK; this is encoded by the coding sequence GTGGAAAACAGTAAGTCGTTTTTTTGGCCACAAGGAATATTGATTGCATTAGTTGCCTTATTTGGGACTTTCAGTCTTGGTTTGATGATGCTTGTCAAACCAAATGCCTCTGATGCTCAAAGTCAGCCTAGTATAAGTGAAACTACCGTATCTGCTCAAGCAGGAACTCAACAGCGGATAGAAAGTTTAAAGGCGACAATGCTGACAAGCTGGCAACAACAAGCCCAAGCTAAGGGTATGGCTTATCCTTTACCAGACAGTTTTCTAGGGGCAACCATCAAAGAAGCAAAACTTACTCAAGGGCAAAAAGTCATTGCACTGACTTTTGATGATGGCCCTTGGCCTGAAAGTACTGCACAAGTACTAGATATTCTTAAAAAAAATGATATTAAAGCGACATTTTTTGTTGTTGGTCAAAATGTCAAAAATTTTCCTGATCTGTTGAAGCGGGTAGTGGCTGATGGCCACATTGTTGCCAACCATACCTGGCATCACTGGTATCATTTTATGAATCCACAAACCGCTGCTTATGAAATCGACCACACAACAGACATCATTTTTAAAACAACTGGTGTCAAAACAAATCTGTTTCGTCCACCCGGAGGCATAATGCATAATGGCGTAGCTAATTATGCAAAAAATAGTAAGTATGCACTTATCATGTGGTCTTCTGACTCTATGGACTACTCCCGTCCTAGTGTGCCACGGTTAATCAATAATGTTTTCCGAGAAGCAAAACCAGGCGGAATCGTTTTGATGCATGATGGTGGTGGCAATCGTTCGCAGACAGTGGAAGCTTTACCAACTATTATTGCTAGATTTAAGAAGGAAGGTT